From Parasteatoda tepidariorum isolate YZ-2023 chromosome 1, CAS_Ptep_4.0, whole genome shotgun sequence, one genomic window encodes:
- the LOC139426697 gene encoding zinc finger BED domain-containing protein 5-like, whose protein sequence is MKGHLDRFHSSKKIKELEFFRKLKEKFTCRPTIRSFMKPSTEVENEGGLIALYKTSLNIAKRGKPHTVAEEIVIPANKDVVEDVMKKGTVNVLKSLSLSANSVKRRIDEMAEEIKNTVGSKLKNCKFSIQLDGFVFGVSAILMMYVRYFSKIKGQVIDELNC, encoded by the coding sequence ATGAAAGGTCATCTTGATAGGTTTCactcaagtaaaaaaattaaagaacttgaatttttcagaaaacttaaagaaaaattcacatGTCGACCAACTATAAGAAGTTTTATGAAGCCGTCAACTGAAGTTGAAAATGAAGGAGGATTAATAGCTTTGTACAAGACTTCGCTTAATATAGCAAAGAGGGGGAAACCACACACAGTCGCTGAAGAAATTGTTATACCTGCAAATAAAGACGTCGTCGAGGATGTAATGAAAAAAGGCACCGTTAATGTTTTAAAGTCATTGTCATTAAGTGCAAATTCTGTAAAACGACGTATCGACGAAATggctgaagaaataaaaaatacggtaggttcaaagctaaaaaattgcaagttctCTATTCAACTTGATGGATTTGTTTTCGGCGTTTCTGCTATTCTCATGATGTACGTtagatatttcagtaaaattaaaggACAAGTCATTGATGAGCTTAATTGCTAA